The Juglans microcarpa x Juglans regia isolate MS1-56 chromosome 2D, Jm3101_v1.0, whole genome shotgun sequence DNA window tatcattttcttttaagtatttttttaccattcttaatcattaagaaaaaattaaaaaaatatataattttactaataatcacttttttaaccattaattaaaattaaaaattaaatataaaaaaatattaaatagatagTAAGAAAGtagtaacattaaaaaaaaaaaaaaaaaaaaaacgtgcaAGAGTACTTCAGgccttgtaaattctaaaaactGCGCATTCCCTAATCATTGGTGCAAAGAGTCGTGAATCTTGTGATGGAatttggaaagagagagagagaggtcatcATCCACGTGGGTTTCCAAGATCCTATTCTTTTTAGATACACATTTGGGGAGCCACCGAAAGCCATTAATGGGTCACAACTGACCCACATCTTCTCTCGAGCATTGATTACTGTTTGGGTGGCTGATCTGGTTCGTACAGCAACGGAGTTAGGTATTTTCTATCttgaaggaagagagagagaagacaaaTAGGAGTATAACTTCGATTATATCcaacataaagaaaaaattgcttTATCTAACATAGATTTGAAGTACCATATGTGCTTTAACCAATATATACATTACATCCCCAAGACTTATGCACAATTAGTGCTAAAAAGTCTTAAGGCTCGAGCAACCTGCAATTTTGtgacataaaaatttaaagcagCCATGAAAGTAGGTCCTCTAATTCTTTCGATTGGCAATGTAGTCAGCTAAATAGCATAAGGGGGCAGCTTTTGTGGGTTCGAAGTATGCAAGCTCTTGCATTGCTTGATCCGCCAGTATGCGGGCGAACTTGTTGGCCTTGTCGATGCCCATTAGCTTAGGATATGTAGCCTTGTCGCTTGCCAAATCCTTCCCGGCCGTCTTTCCCAGCTCCTCCGACGACTTTGTTACATCCAAAATATCATCCACCACCTGAAATAACAGCCCTACACATCTCGCATAATTCCTCACCTTCTCTATCTCAATCACGTTCCCACCTGCCATTATCACCCCACACACAGCTGAAGCCTCAAGGAGCTTCGCTGTTTTATGGACATGAATGTACTCCAACTCACTCAAATTCACCTCTGTTCCCTCGCTACAAAGGTCCATTACTTGCCCCGCCACAAGCCCTTCTGAGCCGACGGCCGAACCAAGCTCTACAATGGCTTGGATGACGCGGTCGGGAGAAACTTTTGTGGTCTTGGCTGCTACGTGTTCGAAGGCAAGGGAGAGGAGTGCATCCCCAGCTAAGACAGCAGTTTCTTCGCCGAAAACCTTGTGGTTTGTGGGCTTGCCGCGCCGAAGATCATCGTTGTCCATGCAAGGAAGATCATCGTGGATTAGTGACATGGTGTGGATCATCTCGGCAGCACAAGAAACCGGCATCGCTAAGGACTCATCCCCTCCCACCAATTCACACGAAGCAATGCATAAAATCGGACGGACACGCTTTCCACTGGAAAGAAGCGAGTATCTCATTGCCTCATGGATTTTCAAGGGATGTTGCAGAGGCACGGCCTCACTCAATGCTTTGTTCACTTTTTTTGCCTTCGTGGCCATGTATTCTTCGAATTGGGATGTGCGTAAAGGGGTTTGTTGCAGGGACTTGGTCATTACTTCTTCAGTAAGTAGTGGTTGGAACAGAGATGATTTTACAATATGGGTGGCTCTAGTTTTCATAGGAACACGTTTGAGGTGCACAAATGGGATTCTAGTGGGGTTTTCTAGGACATTTCTGGGGTTGTTGAGAAAGGGTGAAGTCTGGCAACTTGAGATGGTTGCAGAGAAGGCCATTGGAATGAGGTTTGGGGAAGAATTATTTAGGCTGATGCTGGTAGCTAGACCTTGTTTCTGGTAGTGATAAAGGTGACGGGAGATGCTATGTTGGGTGTCCAAACCTGTGGCTTATGGTGATTCCTTTCCCTGCTACTTGGACACTAGTGCTTCATTTGGCATTTTCATGCgtatttatccttttttttttttttcaatatcatTTTGAGGACCCCATGCCAACCTTCCTCCGGCTTTCGTACCTATGTCTTCGACAGGTCTGTATAATTAAATGCGGATGATTTTATTCCTGTGTGGACAGCTCACTGCCACCTCAAAAATTTAAGGAGGATTTGAGAGTTTTAGATTACTATACTACTAAAAAAGCATTGAAATCACCATTCTATCTTGTTATTGGACCAAGGCAACCATAAAAAATCTctcttgattttttaaattatgggTAAATGACTTTTTCATCTTGTTAGTTGATATTTGAAATCTTGGATgatatttgtttgatttttttagattgagatgagtttaactttttaggtttaaatgtataaagtgagttgagattagtttaactttttttataaaaagttaaaaaaataatgagactcatcaataattaatttgaaatgagttaaatttgatttaagaagaaaacacaaaattaagttcaaaattGGAAATCTATGCCATCTTTTGGAATTGATCTTGGACCTTCAAGGTTAGTCCCAACCAGCGTTATGTATTTGGTCGATTTCAATCAATTAGGGTAGGCATCAATATGGTCTCTTTAAAAGGTTGACGTTTGTAGCATACTAATTGATAATGGGTTATGCTAATTACCATCtcattttacaatatttttttatcaccatcaacaaaagttaatttttcattgttttcaattatatttaaaataatatcatttaaaagtcattttatttttaaaaaatagacatATAACTTGacgtaatatattaaatatattttacattcaggcttcgtttggatcatgAATTactctcaacttattattataatttttttaaatctcaacacaaaatataataaataattcaattttttcaaatttaaaaataataataatattaaaaaataatattttaataatattttatcatctcaacttaactcaacttaattcactTCAACGTTCAAACTCATCCTCAATGTTCCAAATGGCGGCACAAACACTGAACAAACAGTCTCAGG harbors:
- the LOC121248844 gene encoding geranylgeranyl pyrophosphate synthase, chloroplastic-like, giving the protein MAFSATISSCQTSPFLNNPRNVLENPTRIPFVHLKRVPMKTRATHIVKSSLFQPLLTEEVMTKSLQQTPLRTSQFEEYMATKAKKVNKALSEAVPLQHPLKIHEAMRYSLLSSGKRVRPILCIASCELVGGDESLAMPVSCAAEMIHTMSLIHDDLPCMDNDDLRRGKPTNHKVFGEETAVLAGDALLSLAFEHVAAKTTKVSPDRVIQAIVELGSAVGSEGLVAGQVMDLCSEGTEVNLSELEYIHVHKTAKLLEASAVCGVIMAGGNVIEIEKVRNYARCVGLLFQVVDDILDVTKSSEELGKTAGKDLASDKATYPKLMGIDKANKFARILADQAMQELAYFEPTKAAPLCYLADYIANRKN